GCCTCAGGTCCGGCTGCTGCCCGAACGGGTGCAGCGAGTCGTCCGCGTCCGGCGCATCCGGTGCGCCCAGCGCGATAAGCGCCCGCTCCAGCGTGAAGCTGCCGCCGGGGGACTCCAGGCGCAGCAGCGGCGTTCCCGCTGCGGACCCCGGCACAGCGGGCATGCTGAAGCTGCCACCCGGGGAATCCGGCAGCAGGCGCTGCGCTTCCGCTGAGGACCCCTGCGCGGAGTGCCCGCCGCTCCGGCGGCCGGGGTACTCCAGCTGGGGTTGCCCCGGCGCTGGTGAATGAAGACCCGCCTGTTCCGGCGCTCCGTCCCGAAGCTGCGACTGCACAGCCTGCTCCAGCAGATCAGCCAGCGGCTGGCCCTCCAGCAGTCCGGCATAGGGAATCAGCAGCGCCGGGGGCATCCCGAGACGCGAGCGCGCCTGCTGGATACCGGCCGCGCGCCGGTCGCCGGGCTGGCAGAAGACAACCAGCGGCTCTGCGGGCTGCATTATTCTGTGATTGACGGATAACGCCAGTCATCATCGTCATCGGCTTGCTGCTGGTCGCTGACATCGACCGGCAAGCCGCTGTTCTTCAGACGCAGCATCATCTCGTCAGACATGAAGTGATGGCTCAGGTTGAGCAGCTTCAGTCCCTTGACCCGCTCGCTGGCGAGCAGCGCTTCTGCGCCGGTGTCGCTAAGCGTTCCCAGTGACATATCCAGGGTATGGAGCTGGTCCAGAATCGGCGCATCCGCCAGGGCTGCGGCAATTTCGTCCTGTATCTCACTGTTTTTGAGTCCGAGATAGGTTAGCTTAGGGAATTTCCCAGGCTCGATCAGCGGCTGGAGGTCGTCCAGCCCGCCGTCGAAGCCGTAATTGTCCACTCCAAGATAGAGTTCGAGCTTCTGCAGGTTAGGTAGAGTGGAGCCGGCGATATCCGCCAGCACATCCTTGCTGAGTCCGCCTGTAATGATAATCAGTTCTTCGAGCTTGTCGTGCTGCAGCTGACTTAGCCGCAGACTGGTGCCGCCTTGGATGGTCAATGACTGAAGCTCCGGATAGGCAGGGAGCAGCGGG
This genomic interval from Paenibacillus sp. FSL H8-0332 contains the following:
- a CDS encoding STM4015 family protein, with the translated sequence MTAVKLSIDYDGFEEGKRMETEIERLSASPEAAGLTSLTIGDWGQAYENSSEETVQALVKHSASFPALRKLFIGDMSYEECEISWITQSDLSPLLPAYPELQSLTIQGGTSLRLSQLQHDKLEELIIITGGLSKDVLADIAGSTLPNLQKLELYLGVDNYGFDGGLDDLQPLIEPGKFPKLTYLGLKNSEIQDEIAAALADAPILDQLHTLDMSLGTLSDTGAEALLASERVKGLKLLNLSHHFMSDEMMLRLKNSGLPVDVSDQQQADDDDDWRYPSITE